A stretch of Lathyrus oleraceus cultivar Zhongwan6 chromosome 6, CAAS_Psat_ZW6_1.0, whole genome shotgun sequence DNA encodes these proteins:
- the LOC127094649 gene encoding uncharacterized protein LOC127094649 → MTNYIPITAFNSRGRVIVKRDVQGLVDEGPIHIHQARNQDDDVNVIVPVFKTPQQAVIHYDSSKRSNRSVSSLVIWLAGPVPYESDKDMPHKYDATMIKDGQEVPLPAATSVMSIIDIVKVTRSGRELGMVFSKAVENAVIGKKDEAVVPLVDPVNTPICQSGESSSLKFKDDNDEVLRLIKKSEFNIVEQLLQTPSKIFVLSLLMNSEACREALKKVLEQAYVEHDVMVHQFDQIVANINSCNNLSFYVEELLEEGRNHNLTLHISMNCKEDSLSNILVDTGSSLDVLPKSTFARLSYQGAPMRNNGVIVKAFDGVVTSTLHQKLKFVKNGKLVIVGGDRTLLVSHLSTLTYLKAKESIGTPSQALYVANVIQKIGASMSSLKDAQEIV, encoded by the exons atgacgaactacataccgataaCCGC TTTTAATTCACGTGGGCGCGTGATTGTGAAGAGGGATGTTCAAGGGTTAGTGGATGAAGGTCCAATTCATATCCACCAAGCTAGAAATCAggatgatgatgtgaatgtgattgttccaGTTTTCAAAACTCCTCAACAGGCGGTGATTCACTATGATAGCAGTAAGAGaagcaatagatcggtatcatcgTTGGTGATATGGTTGGCGGGGCCGGTCCCGTATGAATCTGATAAAGATATGCCTCACAAGTACGATGCTACTATGATCAAAGAtgggcaagaggttcctcttcccgcAGCTACTTCAGTAATGAGCATTATTGACATTGTCAAGGTGACCCGAAGCGGTCGAGAACTCGGTATGGTATTCTCGAAGGCTGTTGAGAATGCCGTAATTGGGAAGAAGGATGAGGCGGTTGTTCCTTTGGTTGATCCTGTTAACACTCCAATttgtcagtctggtgagtccagcaGTTTGAAGTTTAAGGATGATAATGATGAAGTACTCCGTctgataaagaagagtgagtttaacATCGTGGAGCAGCTACTCCAGACACCCTCCAAGATTTTTGTTTtatctctgttgatgaattctgaagcatGCCGTGAGGCTTTGAAAAAAGTACTTGAGCAAGCctatgttgaacatgatgttaTGGTTCACCAGTTTGATCAAATCGTCGCTAACATTAATTCgtgtaacaatttgagtttttatgTTGAGGAGCTTCTAGAGGAAGGTAGGAATCATAACCTGACTCTccacatatctatgaactgtaaggaggattCCTTGTCCAACATCTTGGTAGACACTGGTTCATCTTTGGATGTTCTACCCAAGTCTACTTTCGCTAGGCTATCTTATCAAGGAGCACCTATGAGAAATAATGGTGTGattgtgaaggcgtttgatg gtGTTGTCACGTCGACTCTacaccaaaagctcaaatttgtcaagaatgggaagcttgttattgttggaGGTGATAGAACATTATTGGTGAGCCACTTATCAACTTTAACATATCTTAAAGCCAAGGAATCTATTGGAACTCCATCCCAAGCTTTATATGTTGCTAATGTGATCCAGAAGATtggggcatccatgtcttctttgaaagatgcgCAAGAGATTGTTTAG